A genome region from Variovorax paradoxus includes the following:
- a CDS encoding DUF2169 domain-containing protein — protein MKTVKPLRLSVITRPFLRSGHQRLGLTVMGMLSMDDGEGLGAGVLLPETEFWNTVSEELGTTGVLDLGMPKPCAEFLATGHAYTRHQQEKTACAVEVRVGALAKQLIVFGDRHWIDGRATAPQPFESMRLDWSRAYGGPGFADNPLGIGHAPELVADGSLVQRLPNVEHPHRRIDHPSRQPAPACLGAMDVSWPARMQLIGRHYDGHWRENLYPGFSQDMDWRLFNAALPDQRWSDSDRIPGGTPYEIWNMHPSQPVQRGLLPDWRARGFIARKTASGLAEPERFEEVDLRLTTAWFFPHLSQVALIFHGETAIAEDDAADVTHVMPAIEAASEAPRPLEHYFAILQRRSNPETGGLHMFRDDELLPSAAVGPWIDQTGGDEESPLLRNMRERGRTVREDLTRQALDIGHKPRHFKEQAMPAPFTKMPSLAELPEFIEQTKVYELEQQRRLDQGRRELAQLGEANAAESRKVGFDTGELVRTATQSQAKGPPAFDARTVVQGMLGIAGATGTAPMSAAQQAELAQTAEKGRRGLIDMYRLAAQHQSAADTMNTEQTNEARHRVRQAMESSRDLSGLDLTGADLSAMDLRGARLHRTLLESANLAGALLDGADATEAVLVRANLQGASLAGCVLDRANLSLAQCTRTSFAGAKFHETVAEKTRFDDCDFTQARLEHLNLMGMHFERCRFDGARLDYVTVLEQSRLHDCSFHAARLHKFGLISCVVSQLDFSHASLEACAWVHTGGDDGIVFSGATLRTTCFVGTSTLRTAGFEDATLVQCSLREMPLEHARFARATLDTCDLSSCCLAGANLSAIDAPESLFIRADFTHASLRGANLMHASLQKATLVGTDLRDANLFRADVSQALIDTVTETRGAYLEQAKTVPRRAADPVR, from the coding sequence GTGTGCTCGACCTGGGCATGCCCAAGCCCTGCGCGGAGTTCCTGGCCACCGGCCACGCATACACCCGCCACCAGCAGGAAAAGACGGCCTGTGCCGTCGAGGTGCGCGTGGGCGCGCTGGCCAAGCAGCTCATCGTGTTCGGCGACCGCCACTGGATCGACGGCCGGGCCACCGCGCCGCAGCCCTTCGAGTCGATGCGGCTCGACTGGAGCCGTGCCTACGGTGGTCCCGGCTTCGCCGACAACCCGCTGGGCATCGGCCACGCGCCCGAGCTGGTTGCCGACGGCTCACTCGTGCAGCGCCTGCCCAACGTCGAGCATCCGCACCGGCGCATCGATCATCCCTCGCGGCAGCCCGCGCCCGCCTGCTTGGGCGCGATGGACGTGAGCTGGCCCGCGCGCATGCAGCTGATCGGACGGCACTACGACGGCCACTGGCGCGAGAACCTGTATCCGGGCTTCTCGCAGGACATGGACTGGCGCCTCTTCAACGCCGCCCTGCCCGATCAGCGCTGGAGCGACAGCGACCGCATCCCGGGCGGCACGCCTTACGAGATCTGGAACATGCACCCGTCGCAGCCCGTGCAGCGCGGCCTGTTGCCGGACTGGCGCGCGCGGGGCTTCATCGCGCGCAAGACCGCATCGGGCCTCGCCGAGCCGGAGCGTTTCGAGGAAGTCGACCTGCGGCTGACCACAGCATGGTTCTTCCCGCACCTGTCGCAGGTGGCGCTGATCTTCCACGGCGAAACCGCCATCGCCGAGGACGACGCCGCAGACGTCACGCACGTGATGCCGGCGATCGAGGCTGCGTCCGAAGCGCCGCGGCCGCTCGAACACTATTTCGCCATCCTGCAACGCCGCAGCAACCCCGAGACCGGCGGGCTCCACATGTTTCGCGACGACGAGCTGTTGCCGTCCGCCGCCGTCGGCCCCTGGATCGACCAGACCGGCGGCGACGAGGAATCCCCTCTGCTGCGCAACATGCGCGAGCGTGGCCGCACCGTGCGCGAAGACCTGACCCGGCAGGCGCTGGACATCGGCCACAAGCCGCGCCACTTCAAGGAACAGGCCATGCCCGCGCCGTTCACGAAGATGCCGAGCCTGGCAGAGCTGCCCGAGTTCATCGAGCAGACCAAGGTCTACGAGCTCGAGCAGCAGCGCAGGCTGGACCAGGGGCGCCGCGAGCTGGCGCAACTGGGCGAGGCCAACGCCGCCGAGTCGCGCAAGGTGGGCTTCGACACCGGCGAGCTCGTCCGGACCGCCACGCAGAGCCAGGCCAAGGGCCCGCCCGCCTTCGACGCACGCACCGTGGTGCAGGGCATGCTCGGCATCGCCGGTGCCACCGGCACCGCGCCGATGTCGGCGGCGCAGCAGGCGGAACTTGCACAGACCGCCGAAAAAGGCCGCCGCGGCCTGATCGACATGTACCGGCTTGCGGCCCAGCACCAATCGGCCGCCGACACGATGAACACCGAGCAGACGAACGAAGCGCGCCACCGCGTGCGGCAGGCCATGGAAAGCTCGCGCGACCTGTCGGGCCTGGACCTGACGGGCGCCGACCTGTCGGCCATGGACCTGCGCGGTGCCCGCCTGCACCGCACGCTGCTCGAGAGCGCGAACCTGGCCGGTGCCCTGCTCGACGGCGCCGACGCCACCGAGGCGGTGCTGGTGCGCGCGAACCTGCAGGGCGCATCGCTGGCGGGCTGCGTGCTCGATCGCGCCAACCTGAGCCTGGCGCAATGCACGCGCACATCGTTCGCGGGAGCGAAGTTCCACGAGACCGTGGCCGAGAAGACGCGCTTCGACGACTGCGATTTCACTCAGGCCCGGCTCGAGCACCTGAACCTGATGGGCATGCATTTCGAACGCTGCCGCTTCGACGGGGCACGCCTCGACTACGTCACCGTGCTCGAGCAGAGCCGCCTGCACGATTGCAGCTTCCATGCAGCCCGGCTGCACAAGTTCGGCCTGATCTCGTGCGTGGTCTCGCAGCTGGACTTTTCGCACGCCAGCCTCGAAGCCTGCGCCTGGGTGCACACCGGCGGGGACGACGGCATCGTGTTCAGCGGCGCCACGCTGCGGACCACCTGCTTCGTCGGCACCAGCACGCTGCGCACGGCCGGCTTCGAGGATGCAACCCTGGTGCAGTGCAGCCTGCGCGAGATGCCGCTGGAGCACGCGCGCTTCGCGCGGGCCACGCTCGACACCTGCGACCTGTCCTCCTGCTGCCTTGCCGGCGCCAACCTGAGCGCCATCGACGCGCCCGAGAGCCTGTTCATCCGCGCGGATTTCACCCACGCGTCGCTGCGCGGCGCCAACCTCATGCATGCCAGTCTCCAGAAGGCGACGCTGGTCGGAACCGACCTGCGCGACGCCAACCTGTTCCGCGCCGACGTCTCGCAGGCGCTGATCGACACCGTCACCGAAACCCGCGGCGCCTACCTCGAGCAGGCCAAGACCGTCCCGCGCCGCGCGGCGGACCCGGTCCGATGA